In Nonomuraea sp. NBC_00507, the following are encoded in one genomic region:
- a CDS encoding KAP family P-loop NTPase fold protein — MLSDAPVNWRGDLLQFRRYVDPLVSVITNPRTQTPFTIGVYGAWGSGKSTLLKMVDERLLDRHGEEFVRVHFNPWVHRREPQMLLPLLNALHTELNEDPKHRFADTAKRIGAIMLNLAADEMLKKINLGSASVEKIGKLAQQYAEMRGQVDSQTGRLRTLLQKEADRLAEKGRKIIFFIDDLDRCEPDQIIDVLESIKLFLDIEHVFVLIALAKDVVDRGVSIKYQPFGFTATDRLGDEYLDKMIQLPLHLYPLGPAEVGRFILDSEPGELAGAHVKTLEKILSANPRKIKRVLNLLRVTEAIIAGTPGLAGLDKGLVIRLVVLRVQTPELFADVVRTPALLVALELIYQNKLVHRLPEFNVRFKRQADRMMHLVGRHYNAQDFLAPLFSDSDFEAFEDELPVYLTMIGG, encoded by the coding sequence ATGCTCTCTGATGCGCCGGTCAATTGGCGCGGAGATCTGCTCCAGTTTCGCCGGTACGTCGACCCGCTCGTTTCGGTCATTACCAATCCCCGTACGCAGACGCCGTTTACCATCGGCGTTTACGGCGCCTGGGGCAGCGGGAAATCTACCTTGCTGAAAATGGTGGACGAGCGACTCCTGGACCGGCACGGCGAGGAGTTCGTCCGCGTGCATTTCAACCCCTGGGTGCACCGCCGCGAGCCGCAGATGCTGCTCCCCCTCCTGAACGCCCTGCACACCGAGCTCAACGAGGACCCCAAGCACCGCTTCGCCGACACCGCCAAGCGGATCGGCGCGATCATGCTCAATCTGGCCGCCGACGAGATGCTCAAGAAGATCAACCTGGGCTCGGCGAGCGTGGAGAAGATCGGCAAGCTGGCCCAGCAGTACGCCGAGATGCGCGGCCAGGTCGACAGCCAGACCGGACGGCTGCGTACGCTCCTGCAAAAGGAGGCCGACCGCCTGGCCGAAAAAGGCAGAAAAATCATCTTCTTCATCGACGACCTCGACCGGTGCGAGCCCGACCAGATCATCGACGTCCTGGAGTCGATCAAGCTCTTCCTGGACATCGAGCACGTCTTCGTGCTGATCGCCCTGGCCAAGGACGTGGTGGACCGGGGCGTGTCGATCAAGTATCAGCCGTTCGGCTTCACCGCCACGGACCGCCTGGGTGACGAATACCTGGACAAGATGATCCAGCTCCCCCTGCACCTTTACCCGCTCGGCCCTGCCGAGGTCGGCCGCTTCATCCTGGACTCGGAGCCCGGGGAGCTGGCCGGCGCGCACGTGAAGACGCTGGAGAAGATCCTCTCTGCCAACCCACGCAAGATCAAACGCGTGCTCAACCTGCTACGCGTGACCGAGGCGATCATCGCGGGCACCCCTGGCCTGGCGGGCCTGGACAAGGGCCTGGTCATCCGCCTGGTGGTGCTGCGCGTGCAGACCCCGGAGCTGTTCGCGGACGTGGTGCGCACGCCCGCCCTGCTCGTGGCGCTCGAGTTGATCTACCAGAACAAGCTGGTGCACCGCCTGCCGGAGTTCAACGTGCGGTTCAAGCGGCAGGCCGATCGCATGATGCACCTGGTGGGCAGGCATTACAACGCTCAGGACTTCCTGGCGCCGCTGTTCTCCGACTCCGACTTCGAGGCGTTCGAGGACGAGCTGCCCGTCTACCTGACCATGATCGGCGGGTGA
- a CDS encoding aminotransferase-like domain-containing protein, with product MNNDSSIAQIAAILRDEAARLGPGARLPSSREIMRRHNVSPVTVSRAIGQLAAEGRVVTKPGSGAFVAQQHQVGKGQDTADLSWQTVALGDRVVDDGPVAELLASVPEGVVPLTGGYLHPGLRPDKQLGAAAARAVRRPDAWAKPPLTGLPELRRWFAAQTGGDVTAADALIVSGGQAALTHAFRALAAPGTPVLVETPTYPGALAAAKAAGLRATAVPMDRDGVRPELLAEAFAVTGARVFFCQPTLHNPTGATLPLERREQVLQVARAAGAFLVEDDYARYLTEHAPASLASMDQHGTVVNVGSLTKILSPSMRVAAVIARGPAAHRLRASQLVESFFVARPLQETALEFVGSPVWRRHLTAVHAEIRTRRDALAAALAARMPEAELHLLPIGGMHVWVRLPAEVDENAFVEAARRNGVLVSPGRMYYPSEPPGPRIRVTHIAATHLPELHEGVRRLAQALAQVR from the coding sequence ATGAACAACGATAGCAGTATCGCCCAGATCGCCGCGATACTGCGTGACGAGGCCGCCCGGCTCGGCCCCGGCGCACGACTCCCGTCCAGCCGGGAGATCATGCGCAGGCACAACGTCAGCCCCGTCACCGTCTCGCGCGCCATCGGCCAGTTGGCGGCCGAGGGCAGGGTCGTCACGAAGCCGGGCAGCGGCGCCTTCGTGGCGCAGCAGCACCAGGTCGGGAAGGGGCAGGACACCGCCGACCTGTCCTGGCAGACGGTCGCGCTCGGGGACCGGGTGGTCGACGACGGTCCGGTCGCGGAGTTGCTGGCGTCGGTCCCCGAGGGAGTGGTGCCGCTGACCGGTGGCTATCTGCACCCCGGACTGCGGCCCGACAAGCAGCTGGGGGCCGCGGCGGCGCGGGCGGTGCGGCGGCCGGACGCCTGGGCCAAGCCGCCCCTGACGGGACTCCCCGAGCTGCGGCGGTGGTTCGCGGCCCAGACGGGCGGCGACGTGACCGCGGCCGACGCGTTGATCGTCAGCGGCGGTCAGGCGGCGCTGACGCACGCGTTCAGGGCCCTGGCGGCCCCCGGCACACCGGTGCTGGTCGAGACCCCCACCTACCCCGGCGCGCTGGCGGCGGCCAAGGCGGCCGGGCTGCGCGCGACGGCCGTGCCCATGGACAGGGATGGCGTACGGCCGGAGCTGCTGGCCGAGGCATTCGCCGTCACCGGCGCGCGGGTGTTCTTCTGCCAGCCCACGCTGCACAACCCGACCGGCGCCACCCTGCCCCTCGAACGCAGGGAGCAGGTGCTGCAGGTGGCAAGGGCGGCCGGGGCGTTCCTGGTCGAGGACGACTATGCCCGTTACCTGACCGAGCACGCGCCTGCGTCGCTGGCGTCCATGGATCAGCACGGGACCGTCGTCAATGTGGGCTCGCTGACGAAGATCCTGTCGCCGAGCATGCGGGTGGCCGCGGTGATCGCTCGCGGACCGGCCGCGCACCGGCTGCGGGCCAGCCAGCTCGTGGAGTCGTTCTTCGTGGCGCGGCCGCTGCAGGAGACGGCGCTGGAGTTCGTCGGGTCACCGGTCTGGCGGCGGCATCTGACGGCCGTGCACGCCGAGATCCGGACGCGCCGTGACGCGCTCGCGGCGGCGCTCGCCGCACGCATGCCCGAGGCGGAGCTCCACCTGCTGCCGATCGGCGGGATGCACGTGTGGGTACGTCTGCCGGCCGAGGTCGACGAGAACGCATTCGTCGAGGCCGCCCGGCGGAACGGGGTGCTGGTGAGCCCGGGCAGGATGTACTACCCCTCCGAGCCGCCGGGGCCGCGGATCAGGGTGACGCACATCGCGGCCACCCATCTGCCGGAGCTGCACGAAGGAGTACGCCGCCTCGCCCAGGCCCTGGCGCAGGTCCGATGA
- a CDS encoding CGNR zinc finger domain-containing protein → MSFSAELIRDFVNTYDVESDTDDLSSPADLALWLRERGLITPRDRATDDDLHTAHTLREALRAALRRERADFPALPLQVNAQANGAPELVPARSGVPGGLARIAAATVGAGWDRLKVCAEGTCQWAFIDSSKNRSRSWCSMRVCGNRTKTRAYRARKRGSRRLPVSNTDTV, encoded by the coding sequence ATGTCGTTCTCCGCGGAGCTCATCCGAGACTTCGTGAACACCTACGACGTCGAATCCGACACCGACGACCTCTCCTCCCCCGCCGACCTGGCCCTCTGGCTGCGCGAACGCGGCCTCATTACCCCCCGCGACCGCGCCACCGACGACGACCTCCACACCGCCCACACCCTCCGCGAGGCCCTCAGAGCGGCTCTCAGGCGGGAACGAGCCGACTTCCCCGCCCTCCCGCTTCAGGTGAACGCCCAGGCGAACGGCGCCCCGGAGCTGGTGCCGGCACGGAGCGGCGTACCCGGGGGTCTGGCCAGGATCGCGGCCGCCACAGTGGGGGCGGGGTGGGACCGGCTCAAGGTGTGCGCGGAGGGAACCTGTCAGTGGGCGTTCATCGACTCTTCGAAGAACCGTTCCCGCTCGTGGTGTTCTATGCGGGTATGCGGCAACCGCACCAAGACACGCGCTTACCGGGCGAGGAAGCGGGGTTCGCGTCGTCTCCCAGTGTCAAACACCGATACGGTGTAA
- a CDS encoding GNAT family N-acetyltransferase, which produces MADVGVRAARREDVLQVANCQIRAWRYGYRDFLPEGPLEQMTGPAAEKMWLRQWDEAIVAPPTPMHRVLVAVETILDTEGFPALGAGGSAALVTPRGGERVVGLASHAPAEDPDLDPTVVAEMLTLLVDPDFVRRGHGSRLLNATVDYLRDDGFRQIVTWVFADNHPVLGFLESAGWGEDMAERVLDMGRPIRMVRLTTDIS; this is translated from the coding sequence ATGGCAGACGTAGGCGTTCGGGCGGCCCGGCGCGAGGATGTGCTCCAGGTGGCGAATTGCCAGATTCGCGCCTGGCGCTACGGCTATCGGGACTTCCTCCCCGAGGGGCCGCTTGAGCAGATGACCGGCCCGGCAGCGGAGAAGATGTGGCTGCGGCAGTGGGACGAGGCGATCGTCGCCCCTCCCACCCCCATGCATCGCGTGCTGGTGGCGGTGGAGACCATCCTCGACACCGAGGGTTTCCCGGCGCTCGGCGCGGGCGGCAGCGCCGCCCTGGTCACCCCTCGCGGCGGCGAGCGCGTGGTGGGCCTGGCCTCCCACGCCCCCGCCGAGGATCCCGACCTCGACCCCACCGTGGTGGCCGAGATGCTGACGCTGCTGGTCGACCCCGACTTCGTCCGCAGGGGCCACGGCAGCCGCCTGCTCAACGCCACCGTCGACTACCTGCGCGACGACGGTTTCCGGCAGATCGTCACCTGGGTGTTCGCCGACAACCACCCGGTGCTCGGCTTCCTCGAGTCGGCCGGCTGGGGCGAGGACATGGCGGAACGCGTCCTGGACATGGGCCGCCCGATCAGGATGGTCCGGCTCACGACGGATATCAGCTGA
- a CDS encoding 1,4-dihydroxy-2-naphthoate polyprenyltransferase — protein MATPAQWIAGARPRTLPNAIVPVMVGTGVAIGEGGFVWWRALLALFVALSLQIGVNYANDYSDGIRGTDDQRVGPMRLVGSRAATPREVLIAALGCFAVAAVLGLVLVLVTQAWWVLLVGAAAIAAAWFYTGGKRPYGYRGLGELAVFVFFGIVPVVGTAYVQTESLSWAAFLASIPVGLLSCSMLVVNNLRDVGTDGQAGKRTLAVVLGAERTRALYVVCQVVPFVVALAMVPITPWAALVLLAAPLAITPIRTVLSKAVGPALIAVLQQTGKLQMAYGLLFAVGLAIVF, from the coding sequence ATGGCCACTCCCGCACAGTGGATCGCGGGCGCACGCCCGCGCACGCTCCCCAACGCCATCGTCCCGGTCATGGTGGGCACCGGCGTGGCGATCGGCGAGGGCGGCTTCGTGTGGTGGCGGGCGCTCCTGGCGCTGTTCGTGGCCCTTTCGCTGCAGATCGGCGTCAACTACGCCAATGACTACAGCGACGGCATTCGCGGCACCGACGATCAGCGGGTCGGCCCGATGCGGCTGGTGGGCTCGCGCGCGGCCACGCCCCGGGAGGTGCTGATCGCGGCGCTGGGCTGCTTCGCTGTCGCGGCGGTGCTGGGGCTGGTCCTGGTGCTGGTCACGCAGGCCTGGTGGGTGCTACTGGTGGGCGCGGCGGCGATCGCGGCCGCCTGGTTCTACACCGGCGGCAAACGCCCGTACGGCTACCGCGGGCTGGGCGAGCTGGCCGTGTTCGTGTTCTTCGGCATCGTGCCCGTGGTCGGGACCGCGTATGTCCAGACAGAGTCGCTGAGCTGGGCCGCCTTCCTCGCCTCGATCCCGGTGGGGCTGCTGTCGTGCTCCATGCTCGTCGTGAACAACCTGCGTGACGTGGGGACCGACGGTCAGGCCGGCAAACGGACGCTGGCGGTGGTGCTGGGGGCCGAGCGCACCCGGGCGCTGTACGTGGTGTGCCAGGTGGTGCCGTTCGTGGTGGCGCTGGCGATGGTGCCGATCACGCCGTGGGCCGCGCTCGTGCTGCTGGCCGCGCCGCTGGCGATCACTCCGATCAGGACGGTGCTGAGCAAGGCCGTGGGTCCTGCGCTGATCGCGGTCCTGCAGCAGACGGGCAAGCTGCAGATGGCGTACGGCCTGCTGTTCGCCGTGGGCCTCGCGATCGTCTTCTGA
- a CDS encoding GAF and ANTAR domain-containing protein, giving the protein MPTDIEEFERALAECVSIATRAMPDSPMVSIALPAEQGLRTVACSHERAEVLDELQSAAGQGPCLDALDTGEPVTATDLGADSRWRRFAAESGLLSLHSEPLKSEGRLLGVLTLYSGRCGGFSEETWVAVRVTAGHIGVLFRAAADAARLREVAAQLKEALITRAIIDQALGIVMAQRRCTSHQAFEVLRHVSQDKNVKLHQVAATIVEKVTGEPPQHSRFEDPPPRKADLA; this is encoded by the coding sequence GTGCCCACGGACATCGAGGAATTCGAACGGGCACTCGCCGAGTGCGTCAGCATCGCCACCCGCGCGATGCCCGACTCCCCGATGGTCAGTATCGCGCTGCCCGCCGAGCAAGGTCTGCGTACCGTCGCCTGCTCGCACGAGCGTGCCGAGGTGCTCGATGAGCTGCAGTCGGCCGCCGGTCAGGGGCCCTGCCTCGACGCGCTGGACACCGGAGAGCCGGTGACGGCCACGGACCTGGGCGCGGACTCCCGCTGGCGCCGGTTCGCGGCCGAGTCGGGCCTGCTCAGCCTGCACTCGGAGCCGTTGAAATCGGAGGGCAGGCTGCTGGGCGTGCTCACCCTCTATTCCGGCCGGTGCGGCGGCTTCAGCGAGGAGACCTGGGTCGCCGTACGCGTGACCGCCGGCCATATCGGCGTGTTGTTCCGCGCGGCGGCCGACGCGGCCCGCTTGCGGGAGGTCGCCGCGCAGCTGAAGGAGGCGCTCATCACCCGCGCGATCATCGACCAGGCCCTCGGCATCGTCATGGCGCAGCGCCGGTGCACCTCCCACCAGGCGTTCGAGGTGCTCCGGCACGTCTCCCAGGACAAGAACGTCAAGCTGCACCAGGTCGCGGCCACGATCGTGGAGAAGGTGACCGGAGAGCCCCCGCAACACTCCCGTTTCGAGGACCCGCCACCGCGCAAGGCGGACCTGGCGTAA